A genomic window from Deltaproteobacteria bacterium includes:
- the ybeY gene encoding rRNA maturation RNase YbeY, whose protein sequence is MAAKKKTTSILIEDRQKTINVDLRHVRRVMNIILSYLQCEDKEISLLFVDDNEIREINSRYLNRDYPTNVISFSLAEGEFGNINPNILGDIVISVETAMKDADEAGIEFNDELEFLMIHGILHLLNYNHENTSKDKAQKMKEKEQELFTMLKGYQIE, encoded by the coding sequence ATGGCAGCAAAAAAGAAAACAACGTCAATACTGATCGAAGACAGGCAAAAAACAATAAACGTTGATCTTCGGCATGTACGGCGAGTAATGAATATAATTTTAAGTTATCTTCAATGTGAAGATAAAGAAATCAGCCTGCTTTTTGTTGATGACAATGAAATAAGAGAAATTAACAGCCGTTATTTAAATCGGGATTATCCCACGAATGTTATCAGCTTCTCTCTTGCAGAAGGAGAATTTGGGAATATAAATCCTAACATCCTCGGTGACATTGTTATTTCTGTGGAAACAGCAATGAAAGATGCCGATGAAGCTGGTATCGAATTCAATGATGAGCTGGAATTCCTTATGATTCATGGTATCCTTCATTTACTTAATTACAACCATGAAAATACAAGCAAAGATAAGGCACAGAAAATGAAAGAAAAAGAACAGGAACTCTTCACCATGTTGAAAGGTTATCAGATTGAATAA
- the prfB gene encoding peptide chain release factor 2 (programmed frameshift), whose protein sequence is MLAGLSETICDLKKRIDHLGECLDVIEKNNQIKDMEKTSQNENFWSEQGKARETLKNKNKLEIIVNNWKKLERNINDIEMLYNLACEENDETMLEEIEKDTDKLKSSVRDEEFKLMLGSEQDPMNTIMTIHAGAGGTEAQDWAEMLLRMYLRWAERKGFSTSIIDYQPGDEAGVKSVSITMEGGYAYGYAKAEIGIHRLVRISPFDAGARRHTSFASVFVYPEVDDEIVIEVDEKDLRIDTYRATGAGGQHVNKTDSAVRITHLPTGIVVQCQNERSQHKNKAIAMKFLKSRLYEMELQEQKKKIDEMNKDKKDIAWGSQIRSYILHPYKLVKDHRTNMEIGNVNRVLDGDIDDLIEAYLLT, encoded by the exons ATGTTGGCAGGACTTTCTGAAACCATTTGCGATTTAAAAAAGAGAATAGACCATCTCGGAGAATGTCTT GACGTCATTGAGAAGAATAATCAAATCAAAGATATGGAAAAAACTTCTCAGAATGAGAATTTCTGGAGTGAACAGGGAAAAGCTCGCGAAACCCTCAAGAATAAGAACAAGCTGGAGATTATTGTCAATAACTGGAAAAAGCTTGAGCGCAATATCAATGATATAGAAATGTTGTATAATCTGGCTTGCGAGGAAAATGATGAAACAATGCTAGAAGAGATTGAAAAAGACACTGATAAGCTTAAATCATCTGTAAGGGATGAAGAGTTCAAACTGATGCTGGGTTCAGAGCAGGATCCTATGAATACTATCATGACAATTCATGCGGGTGCCGGCGGGACAGAAGCTCAGGATTGGGCGGAAATGCTCTTACGAATGTATTTACGATGGGCGGAAAGGAAGGGATTTTCAACCAGCATTATTGATTATCAACCCGGAGATGAAGCCGGTGTCAAGAGCGTATCCATAACTATGGAAGGCGGATATGCTTATGGTTATGCCAAGGCAGAAATCGGGATTCACAGGTTGGTGAGGATATCACCTTTCGATGCGGGTGCTCGCAGACATACTTCATTTGCCTCCGTGTTTGTCTATCCTGAAGTTGATGATGAAATAGTTATAGAGGTTGATGAAAAAGATCTTCGCATAGATACGTATAGAGCTACCGGAGCAGGGGGACAGCATGTTAATAAGACAGATTCAGCAGTGAGAATTACCCATTTACCAACGGGCATCGTTGTACAATGCCAGAATGAACGATCTCAGCATAAGAATAAGGCTATCGCAATGAAATTCTTGAAATCGCGGCTGTATGAAATGGAGCTTCAGGAACAAAAAAAGAAAATTGATGAAATGAACAAGGATAAGAAAGACATTGCATGGGGAAGCCAGATTCGATCATATATCCTTCACCCCTATAAACTCGTTAAAGATCATCGAACAAACATGGAGATTGGCAATGTAAACAGGGTATTAGATGGTGACATAGATGATCTTATTGAGGCATATCTGTTGACTTAA
- a CDS encoding PhoH family protein, which yields MKRSPDFIAVNKINFTDNNLLKSLFGEHDRNIKLIEKLVPVKLVIHGNSLSITGEKISVDLVHNLIVQLYSLLEKGYPIFPADIDYAHRILSSNNTINLEQIFLDTVFISSKKRLITPKSIVQKLYIDLIRKYDIVFAIGPAGTGKTYLAMAMAVSALLEKKVNRIVLARPAVEAGEKLGFLPGDLAEKVNPYLRPLYDALFDMIDFDKASALIHKGVIEVAPLAFMRGRTLNDSFVILDEAQNTTSEQMKMFLTRLGFGSNAVITGDITQIDLPHDKISGLIEAETILKKTEGIKFVHFSDIDVVRHPLVQNVIRAYNHLDRAKSKSKKQLSR from the coding sequence CTCCTGAAAAGCCTTTTCGGAGAACACGACAGGAATATAAAACTAATTGAAAAATTGGTGCCGGTTAAGTTAGTTATACATGGAAATAGCTTATCCATCACCGGAGAAAAGATTTCAGTAGATCTTGTACATAATCTTATTGTTCAACTCTATTCGTTATTAGAGAAGGGATATCCAATTTTTCCCGCCGATATCGATTACGCCCACAGGATACTCTCCAGTAATAACACAATAAACCTTGAGCAGATATTTCTCGATACCGTTTTTATTTCTTCCAAAAAACGTTTAATTACCCCCAAGAGCATAGTTCAGAAACTTTATATTGATCTAATCAGAAAATACGATATAGTTTTTGCTATTGGTCCAGCAGGGACAGGCAAAACATACCTTGCTATGGCAATGGCTGTTTCTGCTTTGCTTGAAAAGAAGGTTAATCGTATTGTGTTGGCAAGACCTGCCGTTGAGGCCGGTGAAAAACTTGGCTTTTTACCGGGTGATCTTGCAGAAAAGGTTAACCCGTATCTCAGGCCACTGTATGATGCACTTTTTGACATGATTGATTTTGATAAGGCGTCGGCTCTTATTCATAAAGGTGTCATTGAAGTTGCTCCTCTTGCGTTCATGCGAGGCAGAACATTGAATGATTCGTTTGTTATCCTTGATGAAGCACAGAATACGACCTCTGAACAGATGAAAATGTTCCTAACGAGATTGGGATTCGGGTCAAACGCCGTCATTACAGGTGATATAACACAGATAGATCTCCCACATGATAAAATATCCGGTCTTATAGAGGCGGAGACAATCCTAAAAAAAACAGAAGGGATCAAGTTTGTCCATTTCTCAGATATTGATGTGGTGAGGCATCCCCTTGTCCAGAACGTGATTAGGGCATATAATCACCTTGACCGAGCAAAGAGCAAAAGTAAAAAACAATTATCGAGATGA
- a CDS encoding LysM peptidoglycan-binding domain-containing protein, which translates to MSRESFFLLSIITMLFFFTQISFIGDAYGQTITGKETSRKAITAEKLAGTNNVQKTIDFTVIEDPSNQKQKEQSIKDTSSELKNASPSNGMLKEQKRAEKGRDVMEEALELLNESRAYWVKDDLENALDLLDQAYALILDTNGEPDIARQKDDMRLLISKQLLTIYSSKHTTTNGQRSEIPHIVNSDIEKEIRLFQTVEKDFFIQSYGRSGLYRPIILRELKKAGLPEELSWLPLVESGFKIHALSRARALGLWQFIPSTGYKYGLNRDEWIDERMDVEKSTRAAIDYLKELHGMFGDWLTVLAAYNCGEGRVLKVISRQHINYFDRFWDLYHQLPYETARYVPRFLATLQIIRDPKKYGIDLNEGFDKQGSYRYETVKTQKSMRLQDIAHYLGASDDILISLNSELRQKITPDKEYNLKVPPEMAEKFARVVNEIPKCEKPRQVFINYKAKRGETIVSIARKFKTSVSAIMTYNNISGRKKIKAGQRLVIPVQGSNYAKVKSTQRTDNVNIQTNGELSKYTVKKGDTLSSVARRFDTSVNEIKRLNNFKNRKTLKPGQVIMISSRNAEKQQSNSADKETPKKGSKKGKEVVTTTVSKKYTVQKGDNLDKIAKKNGVSLDKILEINKLAREDNIHPGQVIIVK; encoded by the coding sequence ATGTCGAGAGAAAGCTTTTTTCTCCTGTCAATTATAACCATGCTCTTTTTTTTCACTCAAATTAGTTTTATTGGTGATGCATATGGACAGACAATAACAGGAAAGGAAACATCCCGCAAAGCTATTACGGCCGAGAAATTAGCAGGCACTAATAATGTACAAAAGACGATAGATTTCACCGTTATTGAAGATCCCTCTAATCAAAAGCAAAAAGAACAGTCCATTAAAGACACATCATCGGAACTGAAAAACGCGTCTCCTTCAAATGGGATGTTGAAAGAGCAGAAAAGGGCAGAAAAGGGCAGGGATGTAATGGAAGAGGCTCTTGAATTGCTTAATGAGTCGAGAGCTTACTGGGTCAAGGACGATCTGGAAAATGCCCTGGACCTGCTCGATCAGGCTTATGCACTGATACTGGATACAAATGGAGAACCGGATATAGCTCGTCAAAAAGACGACATGCGTTTACTGATATCAAAGCAACTCCTTACGATTTACTCATCGAAGCATACAACTACAAATGGTCAAAGAAGTGAAATACCGCATATCGTCAACTCGGATATAGAGAAAGAAATCAGGCTCTTTCAAACAGTAGAGAAAGATTTTTTTATCCAGTCATACGGTCGTTCTGGCCTTTATCGTCCCATTATTTTGAGGGAGTTAAAAAAAGCGGGGTTGCCTGAAGAGTTATCGTGGCTTCCCCTCGTTGAAAGTGGATTTAAAATTCACGCGTTATCCCGTGCGCGTGCCCTAGGTCTATGGCAATTTATTCCGTCCACAGGTTATAAATATGGACTGAACCGTGACGAATGGATTGATGAAAGAATGGATGTCGAAAAATCAACCAGGGCGGCCATAGATTATTTAAAGGAACTGCACGGTATGTTCGGTGATTGGCTAACAGTTCTGGCCGCATACAACTGTGGAGAAGGAAGGGTTCTTAAAGTTATATCAAGGCAACATATCAATTATTTTGATCGATTCTGGGACCTTTATCACCAACTTCCTTATGAGACGGCGCGTTATGTACCCCGTTTTTTAGCAACTCTACAAATAATAAGAGATCCCAAAAAGTACGGTATTGATCTAAATGAAGGTTTTGATAAACAAGGCTCCTACCGCTATGAAACAGTAAAAACGCAGAAATCCATGCGTTTACAGGATATTGCACATTACCTCGGAGCATCTGATGATATTCTTATTTCCCTTAATTCGGAACTAAGACAAAAAATCACACCTGACAAAGAATATAATCTCAAAGTGCCCCCGGAAATGGCCGAAAAATTTGCCAGGGTTGTAAATGAAATTCCAAAATGTGAAAAACCCCGCCAGGTATTTATCAATTATAAGGCAAAACGTGGAGAAACCATCGTTTCAATCGCTCGGAAATTTAAAACGTCTGTAAGTGCGATTATGACCTATAATAACATATCCGGCAGAAAAAAGATCAAGGCCGGTCAGCGGTTGGTTATACCTGTTCAGGGATCTAACTATGCAAAAGTTAAATCAACTCAAAGAACTGACAATGTAAATATTCAGACAAACGGAGAATTAAGCAAATACACGGTTAAAAAAGGCGATACACTGTCATCTGTTGCGAGGCGTTTTGATACTTCTGTTAATGAAATTAAAAGATTAAATAATTTTAAAAACAGAAAAACCCTCAAACCCGGTCAGGTCATCATGATTAGTTCCAGAAACGCGGAAAAGCAACAAAGCAACAGCGCCGATAAAGAAACTCCTAAAAAAGGGAGTAAGAAAGGCAAGGAGGTGGTTACGACTACCGTGTCAAAAAAATATACTGTTCAAAAGGGAGATAACTTGGACAAAATTGCGAAGAAAAATGGAGTAAGCCTTGATAAAATACTTGAAATCAATAAATTAGCCCGTGAAGATAACATACATCCGGGGCAGGTTATAATCGTGAAATAA